CTACCTCTTAAAGGGAAACTACAAAACTCACTTAACCGCAGACCTTCAGGTCAAGCGCTGTGCAGCTAACCCACTGAACTTCGTCTTTGATTGTCGTACTTCTTCAATAAGAGATTCTGCTAAATTAGAACAAACAGGTGCTGATTTCTTTGGGGGTCACTTTATTTTTTAATTATACGCAAACACCTTGATTCTATGAGAGTGTTTGTTATTTTAAATTGTACAATACTCCTTGCTCAAATGGAGTCCAAATACCCGTGCTGATGCCCATTTTTTTTAGCCCTCGGTTTGTCCAGTTGTTGCAAGTATTAAATAAATGATAACGCCCTTTTGCCTGAAAGAATAAGTCGTGGTTGCCATAGCCTTTGGCTACCCAAAGAAATTTTTGCTCTGGAGTGAGTTCAAACGATTTGAGTATATAATGAACTAATGCCCGGTATTGAGTAGAGGATACAACCAACGGGTATACGTTGGGCGAACTGGCATTAATCGTTTGATAGAAAGACAAATGCATCAGGCTTTGGGAAGGTACGAAGGTGGCTTTGAGGGTTGTAATGAAGTTGGGAGTATTGGTGTGGGTTGACTTCAAGAAAAAGTCTTTGTCGCCCCAACCAAAACTAATATAAGGGTATGGTGCGTATTTTTTGCGGGTGGTAGGGGGTAGGTGTTTTTGCCAGTTTTTAACCGCATGTTGGGCGGGTAACACTATGTCGGTATGCAAACCGTTGCTTGTAATATAAATGATGATGTCAGTACCTGCATTTTTACTTAGCTTTTGGGGCTTGTGAGTGCCCATAGTAATGAGGGCTCCCACTACTGCACCTACCAGGTATAACACTACAAAAGCAACCAAAAACAAAGTGCCCCGCCAATAAAACCTTAAGATTTTTTTTAACAATGCTTTCATTCCATTGTTTTAAGTAAAACGGAAAAAATAAAGTGGTCCAAAAGAAAACAGTATTTGTGTACTGAGCAATGAAAAAAATCTTTGCGTAGCCAGAGCTACGGAACTATTTTTTGAAGAAGCACAGTGCTCAAAGGCGAAGTTCTATGGATTAGGTTATTTTTGTAGTTTTACTAAGCTCTTCTTTCACTTTTTTGGGTAGTTTTGACACCACCAGGTCATAGGAGTGTTGTATCCATTGGCGAATTTCGTTGTCGGGCATGTCGCTGTTTACTTCAATTGTGTTCCAGTGTTTTTTGCTCATATGATAGCCAGGCTTTACTGCATTGTATTGTTCGCGCAACTCTATGGCTTTTTCGGGTTCACATTTTACATTTACCCCAGCAAATGTCTCCATTCCTGTAAGGGCAAACATTTTACCCATTACTTTAAACACTAGGGTGTCTTCATCAAAAGGTAGCTCTTCGGTTACTCCTTTCAGGGCAATACAAAACTCTCTAAATTCTTCTATGTTCATTTTAACTGTAGGTTTTGAGGGTTGATTTTCTACAAAAAAATAAAAACTTCTGGGGAAAAGTTAAACTATCGGTGGTTTTTGATAATTATTTGACAAATTTATAAGTTCAAAGCTATTTATAAAGGTAACATTGTTTGACATCTCGTCATCTTTTTGGAACAAAGATTTAAACATCATCTATAATGTATAAAAAATTATTACTTCTGCCCATTTGTATCTGCTTATCTTTTGGGTTGTGGGCGCAAGTACAAATAGGCACTCCTACCATTGAACAAAGAACCATTGGAATGAAAAAACTTGAGGGTTATTTTCCTTTGTATTGGGACAAAGACAACGGCGGGTTATGGCTGGAAATAGATAAGCTTGACCAGGAAATCTTATATGTTCAATCACTTGCTGGTGGGGTGGGTTCTAACGACATTGGACTAGACCGAGGGCAGTTGGGGAAGAGCCGTATTGTAAAATTTCAGCGAGTGGGTAATAAGGTTTTGATGGTTCAACCTAACTATAAGTATAGAGCCAACACTAAAAATAAAGCCGAAAAACAAGCCGTGGAGTTGGCTTTTGCTCAGTCGGTTTTATGGGGTTTTCAGGTAGCAGCAGTTGAGGGTGATAAGGTGTTGGTAGAGGCTACTCGTTTCTTTCTGAGAGATGCTCATGGGGTGGTCAACCGTCTAAAATCAAAAAAGCAAGGGCATTATCGGTTGGACAATACCCGTTCTGCGTTTTATTTGCCCCGTACCAAAAATTTTCCTAAAAATACTGAGGTAGAAGCAACCCTTACCTTTACCGGAAACGCGCAAGGCAAACATATACGTAGTGTGGCTCCTACGCCCGGTGCAGTTACGGTGCGCCAGCATTACTCTTTGGTAGCGTTGCCAGACAATAAGTACAAACCTCGACAGTTTGACCCAAGGGCTGGTTTTAGTCGCTTGTCGTATGTAGACTATGCCAGCTCACTCAACGATCGCATTGTAAAAAACATGATACCACGCCATCGGCTTAAAAAGAAAAATCCTCAGGCTAAAATAAGCGAGCCGATAAAGCCTATTGTATACTACATTGACCCTGGCGTGCCTGAACCTATCAGATCGGCTATGTTGGAAGGGGGGCGTTGGTGGAACCAGGCGTTTGAGGCAGCCGGATATAAAAACGCGTTTCAGGTAAAAGTTCTCCCCGCAGGTGCCGACCCTATGGATATACGCTATAATGTAGTAAATTGGGTACACCGTTCTACGCGTGGTTGGTCTTATGGTGCTACAGTAACTGACCCTCGTACCGGGGAAATTATGAAAGGACATGTGACATTGGGCTCGCTTAGGCTTCGCCAAGATTACCTGATTGCTGAGGGCTTGTTGGCGCCCTATGCCAATGGTACTAAAGTACCCGAAGACATGCAAAAAATAGCATTGGCTCGCTTACGCCAATTAGTTGCCCACGAAATAGGGCACACCCTTGGTTTGTCGCATAACTTTGCGTCTAGTGTAAACAAAAGGGCTTCGGTAATGGATTACCCTCACCCATTGGTCAAGTTAAAGGGCAATGGGGCTATAGGCTGGGCTGATGTGTATGATACCAATATAGGTAATTGGGACAAGGTAGCGATTAAGTATGGTTATAGTGAGTTTCTTCCGAATACGGATGAAAAAAAGGCTTTGAACAAAATATTGAATGATGCAATAAAGCAAGGGTTGTATTATATCTCTGATGCCGATGCGCGCCCGATGGGTGGAGCACACCCTTTGGCACACCTGTGGGACAATGGTACCAATGCTGCTGACGAACTCGACCGAATAATGAAGGTACGTGCCAAAGCACTGGCGAAGTTCTCAGAGAAAAATATTAGAATGGGTGAGCCTATGTCTCACTTGGAAGATGTATTGGTACCAGTATATTTGTTGCACCGTTACCAGGTAGAAGCCGCGTCGAAAGTGGTGGGAGGCTTGTATTATACTTATGCTTTGCGAGGTGACCAACAGCAAGTAACCCGCATAGTTCCGGCAAAAGAACAACAAAAGGCACTTAAGGCACTGTTGGCAACTCTAGAGCCCAAGGCTTTGGTGTTGCCCGAAAAAACGCTTAAGATAATTCCACCAAAAGCTTATGGGTATTCTCGTAATCACGAAAACTTTAGAGCACGTACCGGGGTAGCCTTCGATCCTTTGGCCGCCGCCGAAACAGCTGCCAGCATTACCCTTAAGATGTTGTTGCACCATGAAAGAGCTGCACGTTTGGTACAATACCATGCCCGAAATACTAAAAACCCTGGTTTACAGCAAGTAATTACTCAGTTGATAGAGGCTACCGTAAAAAGTAATATCAAGCAAGGCTACCCTGGTGAAGTGCAAAAAGTAGTAAATAATACAGTGCTTTATCAACTTATGCAACTTGCCAACCACCCTAAGGCAGCTACTCAGGTGAAAGCCATTGCTACTTATGAATTACAGGGAATGAAAGAGTGGTTCAAAAACAAGCAAACATCTGTAAAAGACAGAGCCACTAAAGCACACTACTTTTTTGCTGCATCAGAGATTGAAAAGTTTCAGAAAGGCATCATTAAACACAAATTTACTGCGCCTTCTATGCCTCCGGCAGGTTCGCCTATAGGCGGAGGCTTTCATCCCAGAAATGCCTGTGGGTTTAAAAAATAGTTGATAATACTTTACGTATTTAGTGTCTAGTACTCTAGCTTCTAAGTAGGTAAAGTAACAATTTAGTTAGACTTTGTTCTTTGACGATCTTTAAAAATTGAGCATAGCCATAGCTACGCGATATTTTTCAAGAGAAGCCAAAGGGCAAAAGAAGCGAAATAGTGCTTTACATATTTAGTGTCTGGAGTACTAGAGTATTAGTCATGCCTGCTGGGTTTTAAAAACCTGGCAGGGATAAAATTTCTTGAAAAATGGTTTTCTCTAATGAAATTAGACAACTTTTGAATTATGAGACAACCTCTTTTATTTTTTGCCACACACCCGATTTATCTCACATAGTTTTTATTGTTTGAGGGGCAAAGTGGGTTTGTTGTATCACAAAGCATTTGTTATGAAATCCATTTTATACATCACTGACCTGTATTATGAGGCAAAAGGGAGAAACTATCCTGAAGAAGATTTATACATTACTTCACAACTCAAAGAACATTTCAATCTATTAATTTGCCACCCTCAGCAAGCCATTGGTTTCGTTGAAGTAGCCGACCTGATCATTGTAAGAAACTCAGGACCTGTGATTTATTACCAGGAATATTTCAATGAATTTTTATCGGTAGTAAATGAAAGTAGTATGGCAATATTTAACTCTATGGATGGCAAAGCAGATATGCATGGTAAGCAGTATTTGCTCGAACTCACCCAAAAACAGTACCCTGTTATTCCTACAATAGACAATATAGAGGAGTTATCGGTATTGGGGAGCGCACCGCACTACATACTTAAGCCCAAGCTGGGGGCTGATTCGATAGGGATGAAAATTGTTGCCAAAAGTGCTATTTCACAGCACGACCTCACCGACATGCTTATTCAACCTTTTGTGCCTTTTGTGTACGAAGCCTCCTTTTATTACCTCAATGGTCAATTTCAGTATGCTTTGTATGCACCAGACAAAAAGAAAAGGTGGGAACTTCAAGAGTTTATCCCTAATGATACTGACCTTGCTTTTGCTCAAAAGTTTATTGCCTGGAACAACATGGATTGGGGGATACAACGGGTAGATGCTTGTCGTTTGGACGATAGTAGTTGGTTGTTGTTAGAATTGGAAGACCTCAACCCATTTTTGTCGCTTGATAAACTGAGTGAAGTGCGTAAAAAAGACTTTATGGAGAACTTTATTTCAGCTATTAGGCAACAACAAGAGTTTTTAGTGAGTAATGAAGAAGATTAATCTAAATTAAACTTTCTATGAAAAAACTGATATGGATGTTAGGGTTTACTCTGTTGGTTGTCCAGCTAAGCTATGGACAAAACGATCAGGCAAGTCTTAGTGGTATTTTTCAAACTGCGGCTCAAGGAGGGGTAAAGCTCCCTTTTTACAATAACCCAGATAGATCGTTGAGGATAGATAAATCTGTAGCCATTACTTTTGCAGATTTCAAAAAAATGACTACTAAGTCTACACCTCAGGGCAAAACTTTATCTATTAAGTTAAATAAAGCGGGGAAAGCAAAGCTTATTCAAATGACCCAAAAGAACCTGCAAAAACCCTTGGTGATTGTTTTTGAGGGCGAAATTTTATCGGCACCGTTGGTGCAGGAAACCATTACGAGTGGTAATTTACAGATAACGGGCATAGATAAAAAAACTGTCCATAAGCTTATCAAATCTTATAAAAAAGATAAATAGGAAGGTGCTTATCAATGTTTGCTTTAGTTGACACTGTTTTCTATGCTTTGCAATGACATCTGTCAGTGTTGTAAAGGAAGAAGTATTATATCTTTGTCTTGAAAAAATATGACTATTCAAGGTAATTGCACAATTTATTTTTTTTGTAATGCTTGAAAACTTACATTTATTTGGAC
This is a stretch of genomic DNA from Microscilla marina ATCC 23134. It encodes these proteins:
- a CDS encoding SecDF P1 head subdomain-containing protein, giving the protein MKKLIWMLGFTLLVVQLSYGQNDQASLSGIFQTAAQGGVKLPFYNNPDRSLRIDKSVAITFADFKKMTTKSTPQGKTLSIKLNKAGKAKLIQMTQKNLQKPLVIVFEGEILSAPLVQETITSGNLQITGIDKKTVHKLIKSYKKDK
- a CDS encoding zinc-dependent metalloprotease encodes the protein MYKKLLLLPICICLSFGLWAQVQIGTPTIEQRTIGMKKLEGYFPLYWDKDNGGLWLEIDKLDQEILYVQSLAGGVGSNDIGLDRGQLGKSRIVKFQRVGNKVLMVQPNYKYRANTKNKAEKQAVELAFAQSVLWGFQVAAVEGDKVLVEATRFFLRDAHGVVNRLKSKKQGHYRLDNTRSAFYLPRTKNFPKNTEVEATLTFTGNAQGKHIRSVAPTPGAVTVRQHYSLVALPDNKYKPRQFDPRAGFSRLSYVDYASSLNDRIVKNMIPRHRLKKKNPQAKISEPIKPIVYYIDPGVPEPIRSAMLEGGRWWNQAFEAAGYKNAFQVKVLPAGADPMDIRYNVVNWVHRSTRGWSYGATVTDPRTGEIMKGHVTLGSLRLRQDYLIAEGLLAPYANGTKVPEDMQKIALARLRQLVAHEIGHTLGLSHNFASSVNKRASVMDYPHPLVKLKGNGAIGWADVYDTNIGNWDKVAIKYGYSEFLPNTDEKKALNKILNDAIKQGLYYISDADARPMGGAHPLAHLWDNGTNAADELDRIMKVRAKALAKFSEKNIRMGEPMSHLEDVLVPVYLLHRYQVEAASKVVGGLYYTYALRGDQQQVTRIVPAKEQQKALKALLATLEPKALVLPEKTLKIIPPKAYGYSRNHENFRARTGVAFDPLAAAETAASITLKMLLHHERAARLVQYHARNTKNPGLQQVITQLIEATVKSNIKQGYPGEVQKVVNNTVLYQLMQLANHPKAATQVKAIATYELQGMKEWFKNKQTSVKDRATKAHYFFAASEIEKFQKGIIKHKFTAPSMPPAGSPIGGGFHPRNACGFKK
- a CDS encoding MmcQ/YjbR family DNA-binding protein codes for the protein MNIEEFREFCIALKGVTEELPFDEDTLVFKVMGKMFALTGMETFAGVNVKCEPEKAIELREQYNAVKPGYHMSKKHWNTIEVNSDMPDNEIRQWIQHSYDLVVSKLPKKVKEELSKTTKIT
- a CDS encoding TIGR02117 family protein; protein product: MKALLKKILRFYWRGTLFLVAFVVLYLVGAVVGALITMGTHKPQKLSKNAGTDIIIYITSNGLHTDIVLPAQHAVKNWQKHLPPTTRKKYAPYPYISFGWGDKDFFLKSTHTNTPNFITTLKATFVPSQSLMHLSFYQTINASSPNVYPLVVSSTQYRALVHYILKSFELTPEQKFLWVAKGYGNHDLFFQAKGRYHLFNTCNNWTNRGLKKMGISTGIWTPFEQGVLYNLK